From Cheilinus undulatus linkage group 18, ASM1832078v1, whole genome shotgun sequence, the proteins below share one genomic window:
- the LOC121526260 gene encoding ankyrin repeat domain-containing protein 66, protein MTELHQATAAGDFDKVEEILRQNKCDPNQRDVDWSFKTPLHWAAAKGDTETVRILIEHGARPCLRTEHGWTAAHFAAESGRLAVLWLLHMLHAPIDKEDFCGDKPVRIAELYGHQDCVAFLKKAEIECQAYRNMAAQKGISVDDTDEEWAEQGKENEENRISQTALKCRHNYSSHDKPSHLFTS, encoded by the exons ATGACAGAGTTGCACCAGGCAACGGCAGCAGGAGACTTCGATAAAGTTGAGGAGATTCTGAGGCAAAATAAATGCGACCCGAATCAGAGAGACGTCGACTGGAGCTTCAAGACGCCTCTTCACTGGGCAGCAGCCAAAG GGGACACAGAAACAGTCCGGATCCTCATTGAGCATGGAGCGAGGCCGTGTTTGAGGACCGAGCATGGATGGACGGCTGCACACTTTGCTGCAGAGTCCGGCCGGTTAGCTGTGTTATGGCTGCTGCACATGCTCCATGCACCTATAGACAAGGAGGATTTCTGTGGTGATAAACCAGTGCGGATAGCTGAACTGTACGGACACCAGGACTGTGTTGCTTTCCTCAAAAA GGCAGAAATCGAGTGTCAGGCGTACCGCAACATGGCTGCACAAAAAGGGATTTCAGTGGATGACACAGATGAAGAGTGGGCTGAACAAGGcaaagaaaatgaggaaaacagGATCTCTCAAACAGCGCTGAAATGTAGGCATAACTACAGCTCACATGATAAACCATCACATCTTTTCACAtcttaa
- the LOC121525870 gene encoding tudor domain-containing 6 has product MGEEKKHIYEQMREEIQTPKRKFIGAEGKSGDLCLVCISDTWHRARIVSIQGEKYNVFLIDQGQHHNTKSEALAWGPSDSFLLPPEIESCILSNVLSLENSWPEKATKFLKSWHGKPFKGLVQHVLMTDRIIFLDLPISRHLCKLGVARKVPTDEFKHLALERLQSLKEAAAETHLKPKEQNLDVGRKLEKNTQYFHPELLTKTDGTVIVTEITSPNSIFCSLQILSKEVKKLSDETHQHYETSSDHGEAQPQICGDPCAAKGENGRWHRSLLMQNMTSDGTVQVMHVDKGKTELVPVGNIRPLHRKFLKMPVFTYRCSLDGIKNDRTEWTTEQINYLKSLLLNKTVRASFNHHNKLLDVYYVDLYTSENECINSCFIKQTGLPPSLEAEQNSIFLNGPPAPVGTFVRFLGDERCVDLSNVNINSNGLPEEVLTRTKTVDVDKLDSVDTSGTDVDTKEYSELSDPAVLSNNHFPTGFHFVTLDANDLDDVYNVGRHMSVNVSCIESLQRFWCQTAENGETLQLFMRALQNHYASNNPQPFVESICVARNPDNGMWYRARILASHYSPTVDVRFIDYGDTRTVPLRDVRPIDPAFLNLGAQAFQCCLFNHKNPSNPAVVSGTDAELAEFKKFVVSGASSDTGLTCVIKTVTSDEEGLPLNVVDIETSTNSACKLLTQKCAQAESQVPVPPQVQSDGYNYSTYNIEVGGREEVLVTSSETVNHFYCQLNRNSSLFYKVMENVKQLTGKPQCNDIQIGLNSICFARYTDNQWYRGQVVEMSPKLKVHFVDYGETLTVKESDVRPFPSEASLARSAPVMAFPLGLYDIPPEVPQEVNEWFAQMAICCSLTISVVAKGPKRKLIVELFDGSVNVNKMIKEKISKRPQQNFSKGCVQETDQPLSRSPEHSNVPSEDLSAGELMNVPALQKLTKVQGNTGMHLGDEPKNSPQSTTSVSVTDVEYEINSVERTKPTLDVIVEAKESVLSETFIQGNQSDSTTKLSPSSCSEGNVNICRYKRPNITLNKTEEVYASCIVGPDYFWCQSSNTEDLDMVSMLTQEAGNMQLDVVFSKTLGPGSLCLALFPSDNQWYRAQVIQRTESTLHVMFIDYGNESEVDIINARAVPQSLLDQAPQAFLCSLNGFDESKGSWDDNVYDDFYTLLVDKSLRVTVLDVKDQSETTTPQYAVQIECGNVLVNEAMQKHWKTSATEHVETENPQIENSIQDNPAEFKSSHLCVSKENVNICLYKKPNISKNRKEEVYASCIVEPHYFWCQYANTEELNSILSLVQEAGKAQQDNMFPETLIPGSPCLALFSSDDQWYRAQVISRADDTVHVLFIDYGNEADVNLKDVRPLPQRLLDQAPQAFLCSLNGFDVSRGSWDDGVSEDFYNVLVDKPLKLKVFNLEDHSEHPVPQYAVEIESEGVVVNTAMQKYWRPVAKERVSVKSPSTEKLPQNRQKESNATHLSFTKGNVNACMYKAPKVAKSKTEMVYASCIAEPHYFWCQCVNTEELNKVSVLAQEAGREQQNFVSPELLGPGSPCLALYSSDGQWYRAQVMSKTNDAFHVVFIDYGNEAEIPISNVRPLPQSLLDQAPQAFLCSLNGFDKAEGSWDDDAYDDFYNLLVDKALRMTVLSMEDHSDNPVPQYKVDIECNSVVVNTLMEKYWKGLKTDHALAKGFRAGELDGDEC; this is encoded by the exons ATGGGAGAAGAGAAGAAGCATATTTATGAGCAAATGAGAGAGGAGATTCAGACTCCTAAAAGGAAGTTTATTGGAGCAGAAGGAAAAAGTGGAGATCTGTGTCTGGTTTGCATCAGTGACACCTGGCACAGAGCTCGGATTGTATCGATTCAAGGTGAAAAATACAATGTTTTTCTGATTGATCAAGGACAGCATCACAACACCAAAAGTGAAGCCTTAGCATGGGGCCCGAgtgacagttttcttcttccaCCTGAAATTGAATCGTGTATACTCTCAAATGTCCTCTCCCTTGAGAATTCCTGGCCTGAGAAAGCCACAAAGTTTTTGAAATCTTGGCACGGGAAGCCTTTCAAAGGACTGGTTCAACACGTGTTGATGACAGACAGAATTATTTTCCTTGATTTGCCAATTTCCAGACATTTGTGTAAGCTTGGGGTAGCAAGGAAGGTACCAACAGATGAGTTTAAACATCTTGCACTAGAGCGCCTTCAGTCACTAAAAGAAGCCGCCGCTGAGACTCATCTCAAACCAAAAGAGCAGAACCTGGATGTCGGTCGCAAACTTGAGAAAAATACCCAATACTTTCACCCAGAGCTGTTAACTAAAACTGATGGAACTGTTATTGTGACAGAGATTACCAGCCCAAACAGCATATTTTGCAGTCTCCAAATTCTTTCCAAAGAAGTAAAGAAATTATCAGATGAGACTCACCAGCACTATGAAACAAGCTCAGATCATGGAGAGGCACAACCACAGATCTGTGGGGATCCATGTGCTGCCAAAGGGGAAAATGGCAGATGGCATCGCTCGTTACTCATGCAGAACATGACAAGTGATGGTACAGTGCAAGTAATGCATGTGGATAAAGGAAAAACTGAACTTGTCCCTGTCGGAAACATTAGGCCTCTTCacagaaaattcctgaaaatgcCTGTTTTTACATATCGCTGCTCTCTTGATGGTATTAAAAATGACAGGACAGAGTGGACTACAGAGCAGATTAATTACTTGAAATCGCTGCTCCTAAACAAGACAGTCAGGGCAAGTTTTAACCACCATAATAAACTTCTAGATGTCTACTACGTTGATCTATACACATCTGAGAATGAATGCATTAATTCTTGTTTTATAAAACAGACAGGACTTCCTCCATCTTTGGAGGCTGAAcaaaattccatttttttaaatggaccCCCTGCCCCAGTTGGTACATTTGTTCGATTCCTTGGAGACGAACGATGTGTAGATCTCAGCAATGTCAACATAAATTCTAATGGTTTGCCAGAAGAAGTATTGACAAGAACCAAGACTGTAGATGTTGATAAGTTGGACAGTGTGGATACGTCTGGAACTGATGTTGATACCAAAGAGTACTCAGAACTTTCAGACCCTGCAGTGCTAAGCAATAATCATTTTCCAACAGGCTTCCACTTTGTGACACTAGATGCTAATGATCTTGATGATGTGTATAATGTAGGAAGACATATGAGCGTAAACGTATCTTGCATTGAAAGCCTACAGAGGTTCTGGTGTCAAACTGCTGAAAATGGTGAAACTCTTCAACTCTTTATGCGAGCCCTACAAAACCACTATGCGTCCAACAACCCTCAGCCATTTGTTGAGTCCATCTGTGTTGCTCGTAATCCAGACAATGGCATGTGGTACAGAGCAAGGATCCTTGCAAGTCACTACTCCCCTACAGTAGATGTGAGATTTATCGACTATGGTGACACACGAACGGTTCCTCTAAGAGATGTACGACCCATCGATCCAGCTTTTTTGAATCTAGGTGCGCAAGCCTTTCAGTGTTGCTTATTCAATCACAAAAATCCCTCCAATCCTGCAGTTGTTTCTGGGACTGATGCTGAATTGgcagaatttaaaaagtttgtgGTTTCAGGTGCTTCCTCAGATACTGGGTTGACATGCGTCATCAAAACCGTAACATCGGATGAAGAAGGTTTGCCCCTTAACGTGGTGGATATTGAAACATCAACCAACAGTGCATGCAAGCTTCTGACTCAGAAATGTGCACAGGCAGAATCTCAAGTGCCAGTTCCTCCACAGGTCCAATCAGATGGATACAATTACTCCACATACAATATCGAAGTGGGTGGAAGAGAGGAAGTGCTAGTCACCTCTTCAGAGACTGTCAATCACTTCTACTGTCAACTGAACAGGAATTCTagtttgttttacaaagtgatggaaaatgtTAAACAGCTGACTGGCAAGCCACAGTGCAACGATATCCAAATTGGACTAAACagcatttgctttgcaaggtacaCTGATAATCAGTGGTACAGAGGTCAGGTGGTAGAAATGTCTCCCAAACTCAAAGTACACTTTGTGGATTATGGTGAAACCCTTACAGTGAAGGAATCTGACGTGCGTCCCTTTCCCAGTGAAGCAAGTCTTGCCAGGTCAGCTCCTGTGATGGCTTTTCCTCTGGGGCTGTATGACATCCCTCCAGAAGTACCACAGGAAGTCAATGAGTGGTTTGCACAAATGGCTATCTGCTGTAGTTTGACCATTTCTGTAGTGGCAAAGGGACCAAAAAGGAAGCTTATTGTTGAGCTGTTTGATGGCTCTGTGAATGTGAATAAGATGATCAAAGAGAAGATTTCAAAGAGACCGCAACAAAATTTCTCAAAAGGTTGCGTTCAGGAGACTGACCAACCACTCTCTAGAAGTCCAGAACACTCTAATGTGCCAAGTGAGGACTTGTCAGCAGGAGAGCTCATGAATGTGCCAGCACTACAAAAGTTGACAAAAGTTCAGGGCAACACTGGAATGCATTTAGGAGATGAGCCAAAGAATAGTCCACAATCCACAACCAGTGTCTCTGTGACAGATGTTGAATATGAAATTAATTCTGTTGAAAGAACAAAGCCAACATTGGACGTTATCGTTGAAGCTAAAGAGTCTGTGTTGTCAGAGACATTTATACAAGGCAACCAAAGTGACTCGACGACAAAACTTTCCCCATCTTCTTGTTCAGAGGGAAATGTGAACATCTGCAGGTACAAAAGGCCAAACATTACTCTAAACAAGACAGAGGAAGTGTACGCTTCCTGCATTGTTGGACCAGATTACTTCTGGTGTCAAAGCAGTAACACAGAAGACCTGGACATGGTGTCTATGCTTACACAGGAAGCAGGGAACATGCAACTGGATGTTGTGTTCTCAAAAACTTTGGGGCCTGGTAGTCTATGCCTTGCTCTGTTTCCCAGCGACAACCAATGGTATCGAGCTCAAGTAATCCAGAGAACTGAGAGTACACTCCATGTTATGTTCATTGATTATGGAAATGAGTCTGAAGTTGACATCATTAATGCGAGAGCAGTACCTCAGAGTCTGCTGGATCAGGCTCCTCAGGCCTTTTTGTGCTCTCTGAATGGATTTGATGAGTCCAAGGGCTCTTGGGATGACAATGTTTATGATGACTTCTACACTCTCTTGGTTGATAAATCGCTCAGAGTAACAGTGTTAGATGTGAAAGATCAGTCAGAGACTACGACTCCTCAATATGCAGTGCAAATAGAGTGTGGAAATGTGCTTGTTAATGAAGCAATGCAGAAACACTGGAAGACCTCTGCCACAGAACATGTTGAAACAGAAAACCCTCAGATAGAAAACTCAATTCAGGACAATCCAGCAGAATTCAAGTCATCACACCTCTGTGTTTCCaaagaaaatgtgaatatttgctTGTACAAGAAgccaaacatttccaaaaacagaaaagaggagGTATACGCCTCTTGTATTGTAGAGCCCCATTACTTCTGGTGTCAATATGCCAATACAGAAGAGCTTAACAGCATACTGAGTCTTGTTCAGGAAGCAGGAAAGGCACAGCAGGACAATATGTTCCCTGAAACTCTTATCCCTGGAAGTCCCTGCCTTGCTTTGTTTTCCAGTGATGATCAGTGGTACCGAGCTCAAGTAATATCAAGAGCTGATGATACAGTTCATGTTCTGTTTATTGACTATGGGAACGAGGCTGATGTTAACTTAAAGGATGTGAGACCACTGCCCCAGAGACTGCTGGATCAGGCTCCTCAAGCCTTCTTATGTTCTTTAAATGGATTTGATGTGTCCAGAGGCTCCTGGGATGATGGGGTGTCTGAAGACTTCTACAATGTTCTGGTTGATAAACCACTCAAACTCAAGGTTTTCAACTTGGAGGATCATTCAGAGCATCCTGTTCCTCAGTATGCTGTGGAGATTGAGAGTGAGGGAGTGGTTGTAAACACTGCAATGCAGAAATACTGGAGACCAGTTGCCAAAGAAAGGGTTTCAGTAAAAAGCCCTTCTACTGAAAAATTACCTCAGAACCGTCAAAAAGAGTCCAACGCAACACACTTAAGTTTTACCAAAGGAAATGTGAATGCTTGCATGTACAAGGCGCCAAAAGTTGCCAAAAGCAAGACAGAAATGGTGTATGCCTCTTGTATTGCGGAGCCCCATTACTTCTGGTGTCAATGTGTCAACACAGAAGAACTTAACAAGGTATCTGTGCTTGCTCAGGAAGCGGGGCGAGAACAACAGAACTTTGTGTCCCCTGAGCTTCTTGGTCCTGGAAGTCCATGTCTTGCTCTGTATTCTTCTGATGGACAATGGTATCGTGCTCAAGTTATGTCTAAAACTAATGATGCATTTCATGTTGTGTTCATTGACTATGGAAATGAGGCTGAGATTCCCATCAGCAATGTGAGACCACTACCCCAAAGTCTACTGGATCAGGCTCCTCAAGCCTTTTTGTGCTCTTTGAATGGATTTGACAAGGCCGAAGGCTCCTGGGATGACGATGCTTACGATGACTTCTACAATCTTCTGGTTGACAAAGCACTCAGAATGACAGTGCTCAGCATGGAAGACCATTCAGATAATCCAGTTCCTCAATATAAAGTTGACATTGAATGCAACAGTGTGGTTGTGAATACACTAATGGAGAAATACTGGAAAGGACTGAAGACAGACCATGCCTTGGCAAAAGGATTCAGGGCAG GTGAGCTGGATGGAGACGAGTGCTGA